A window of the Streptomyces luomodiensis genome harbors these coding sequences:
- a CDS encoding pyridoxal phosphate-dependent aminotransferase, whose amino-acid sequence MTAATPPVQSPTDRRVSARIGSISESATLAVDAKAKALKAAGRPVIGFGAGEPDFPTPDYVVEAAVAACRDPKYHRYTPAGGLPELKAAIAAKTLRDSGYEVEAAQVLVTNGGKQAIYEAFAAILDPGDEVIVPAPYWTTYPESIRLAGGVPVEVVADETTGYRVSVEQLEAARTKNTKVLLFVSPSNPTGAVYSRAQIEEIGRWAAEHGLWVLTDEIYEHLVYGDAQFHSLPVVVPELRDKCIVVNGVAKTYAMTGWRVGWVIGPKDVIKAATNLQSHATSNVSNVAQVAALAAVSGDLDAVAAMREAFDRRRRTIVRMLNEIDGVECPEPEGAFYAYPSVKGLLGKEIRGKRPRTSVELAELILEEAEVAVVPGEAFGTPGYLRLSYALGDEDLTEGVSRLQKLLGEARA is encoded by the coding sequence ATGACCGCTGCTACTCCCCCAGTACAGTCCCCGACCGACCGGCGGGTGTCGGCCCGGATCGGCTCGATCTCCGAGTCCGCGACCCTCGCCGTCGACGCCAAGGCCAAGGCCCTCAAGGCCGCGGGCCGTCCGGTGATCGGCTTCGGCGCCGGTGAGCCCGACTTCCCCACGCCCGACTACGTCGTCGAGGCCGCGGTGGCGGCCTGCCGCGACCCGAAGTACCACCGCTACACCCCGGCCGGCGGGCTGCCCGAGCTCAAGGCGGCGATCGCCGCGAAGACGCTGCGCGACAGCGGGTACGAGGTCGAGGCGGCCCAGGTCCTGGTGACCAACGGCGGCAAGCAGGCGATCTACGAGGCGTTCGCCGCGATCCTCGACCCGGGCGACGAGGTCATCGTCCCGGCGCCCTACTGGACCACCTACCCGGAGTCGATCCGGCTGGCCGGCGGTGTCCCGGTGGAGGTCGTCGCCGACGAGACGACCGGCTACCGCGTCTCCGTCGAGCAGCTGGAGGCGGCCCGCACCAAGAACACCAAGGTGCTGCTCTTCGTCTCCCCCTCGAACCCCACCGGCGCGGTCTACAGCCGTGCCCAGATCGAGGAGATCGGCCGCTGGGCCGCCGAGCACGGGCTGTGGGTGCTCACCGACGAGATCTACGAGCACCTGGTCTACGGCGACGCCCAGTTCCACTCGCTGCCGGTCGTGGTGCCCGAGCTGCGCGACAAGTGCATCGTGGTCAACGGCGTCGCCAAGACGTACGCGATGACCGGCTGGCGGGTGGGCTGGGTCATCGGCCCCAAGGACGTCATCAAGGCCGCGACCAACCTCCAGTCGCACGCCACCTCGAATGTGAGCAATGTCGCTCAGGTCGCCGCGCTGGCCGCCGTGTCGGGCGACCTGGACGCCGTGGCCGCGATGCGTGAGGCGTTCGACCGCCGCCGCCGCACCATCGTGCGGATGCTGAACGAGATCGACGGCGTCGAGTGCCCGGAGCCGGAGGGCGCGTTCTACGCCTACCCGTCGGTCAAGGGGCTGCTCGGCAAGGAGATCCGCGGCAAGCGGCCGCGGACCAGCGTCGAGCTGGCGGAGCTGATCCTGGAGGAGGCCGAGGTCGCGGTGGTGCCGGG
- the secE gene encoding preprotein translocase subunit SecE: MTEALGSTATPESGRPEDEVATKRGRRGGKRAKKGPFGRLALFYRQIIAELRKVVWPTRGQLSTYTSVVIVFVVIMIGIVTVIDYGFNNAIKYVFG, translated from the coding sequence GTGACGGAAGCCCTTGGCTCCACCGCAACGCCTGAGAGCGGTCGTCCCGAGGACGAAGTGGCGACCAAGCGGGGTCGCCGTGGTGGTAAGCGCGCCAAGAAGGGGCCCTTCGGCCGGCTCGCGCTTTTCTACCGCCAGATCATCGCTGAGCTGCGGAAGGTCGTCTGGCCCACGCGTGGCCAGCTGTCGACGTACACCAGTGTGGTGATCGTCTTCGTCGTGATCATGATCGGCATCGTGACCGTGATTGACTATGGGTTCAACAACGCCATCAAGTACGTCTTTGGCTGA
- the nusG gene encoding transcription termination/antitermination protein NusG yields MSDPNLNDAAEPVESREDELDIVEAADSDQAEAADAEAGAPAEEAAVHVEDEDTAEADEAPAAEADDAVEAEVDPVEALREELRGLPGEWYVIHTYAGYEKRVKANLEQRAVSLNVEDFIYQAEVPEEEIVQIKNGERKNVRQNKLPGYVLVRMDLTNESWGVVRNTPGVTGFVGNAYDPYPLTLDEIVKMLAPEAEEKAAKAAAEESGVPAPSRKVEVQVLDFEVGDSVTVTDGPFATLQATINEINADSKKVKGLVEIFGRETPVELSFDQIQKN; encoded by the coding sequence GTGTCTGACCCGAACCTGAACGACGCCGCCGAGCCCGTCGAGTCCCGTGAGGACGAGCTCGACATCGTCGAGGCGGCGGACTCCGACCAGGCTGAAGCGGCCGACGCCGAGGCGGGCGCGCCGGCCGAGGAGGCGGCGGTCCACGTCGAGGACGAGGACACCGCCGAGGCCGATGAGGCCCCCGCGGCGGAAGCGGACGACGCGGTCGAGGCCGAGGTCGACCCGGTCGAGGCGCTCCGCGAGGAGCTGCGCGGGCTGCCCGGCGAGTGGTACGTGATCCACACCTACGCGGGCTATGAGAAGCGCGTGAAGGCCAACCTGGAGCAGCGTGCCGTCTCGCTGAACGTCGAGGACTTCATCTACCAGGCCGAGGTCCCCGAGGAAGAGATCGTCCAGATCAAGAACGGCGAGCGCAAGAACGTCCGGCAGAACAAGCTGCCGGGCTATGTGCTCGTCCGCATGGACCTGACGAACGAGTCGTGGGGTGTGGTCCGGAACACCCCGGGCGTCACCGGCTTCGTGGGCAACGCGTACGACCCGTACCCGCTGACCCTGGACGAGATCGTCAAGATGCTCGCCCCCGAGGCCGAGGAGAAGGCGGCCAAGGCCGCCGCCGAGGAGAGCGGCGTGCCGGCGCCGAGCCGCAAGGTCGAGGTCCAGGTGCTGGACTTCGAGGTCGGCGACTCGGTCACGGTCACCGACGGCCCGTTCGCGACCCTTCAGGCGACGATCAACGAGATCAACGCCGACTCGAAGAAGGTCAAGGGCCTTGTGGAGATCTTCGGTCGCGAGACCCCGGTCGAGCTGAGCTTCGACCAGATCCAGAAGAACTGA
- the rplK gene encoding 50S ribosomal protein L11 — protein MPPKKKKVTGLIKLQIQAGAANPAPPVGPALGQHGVNIMEFCKAYNAATESQRGMVVPVEITVYEDRSFTFVTKTPPAAKLILKAAGVEKGSGEPHKTKVAKISRDQVREIATTKMPDLNANDLDAAEKIIAGTARSMGITVEG, from the coding sequence ATGCCTCCCAAGAAGAAGAAGGTCACGGGGCTGATCAAGCTCCAGATCCAGGCCGGCGCCGCGAACCCGGCCCCGCCGGTCGGCCCCGCGCTGGGTCAGCACGGCGTCAACATCATGGAGTTCTGCAAGGCCTACAACGCCGCGACCGAGTCGCAGCGTGGCATGGTCGTGCCGGTGGAGATCACGGTCTACGAGGACCGCTCCTTCACCTTCGTGACCAAGACCCCGCCGGCCGCCAAGCTGATCCTCAAGGCCGCGGGCGTGGAGAAGGGCTCCGGCGAGCCGCACAAGACCAAGGTCGCCAAGATCAGCCGCGACCAGGTGCGTGAGATCGCCACCACCAAGATGCCCGACCTGAACGCCAACGACCTGGACGCCGCCGAGAAGATCATCGCCGGCACCGCCCGTTCCATGGGCATCACGGTCGAGGGCTGA
- the rplA gene encoding 50S ribosomal protein L1, translating to MSKRSKTLRAADAKIDRERAYAPLEAVRLAKDTSTSKFDATVEVAMRLGVDPRKADQMVRGTVNLPHGTGKTARVLVFATGDRAAAAEAAGADIVGSDELIDEVSKGRLDFDAVVATPDLMGKVGRLGRVLGPRGLMPNPKTGTVTPDVAKAVTDIKGGKIEFRVDKHANLHFIIGKVSFDEAQLVENYAAALEEINRLKPSAAKGRYIKKATLTTTMGPGIPLDANRTRNLLVEEEAV from the coding sequence GTGAGCAAGCGCAGCAAGACCCTCCGCGCTGCGGACGCCAAGATCGACCGGGAGCGCGCCTACGCCCCGCTCGAGGCCGTCCGTCTCGCGAAGGACACCTCCACGAGCAAGTTCGACGCGACCGTCGAGGTCGCCATGCGCCTGGGCGTCGACCCGCGCAAGGCCGACCAGATGGTCCGCGGCACCGTGAACCTGCCGCACGGCACCGGTAAGACCGCCCGGGTCCTGGTCTTCGCGACCGGTGACCGTGCTGCGGCCGCGGAGGCCGCCGGCGCCGACATCGTCGGCTCCGACGAGCTCATCGACGAGGTGTCCAAGGGCCGTCTGGACTTCGACGCCGTCGTCGCCACCCCGGACCTCATGGGCAAGGTCGGCCGTCTGGGCCGGGTGCTCGGTCCGCGTGGTCTGATGCCGAACCCGAAGACCGGCACCGTCACCCCGGACGTGGCCAAGGCCGTCACGGACATCAAGGGCGGCAAGATCGAGTTCCGCGTCGACAAGCACGCCAACCTGCACTTCATCATCGGCAAGGTCTCGTTCGACGAGGCGCAGCTGGTGGAGAACTACGCCGCGGCGCTGGAGGAGATCAACCGTCTCAAGCCGTCCGCCGCGAAGGGCCGCTACATCAAGAAGGCGACCCTGACCACCACGATGGGCCCCGGCATCCCGCTGGACGCCAACCGCACCCGCAACCTGCTGGTCGAGGAAGAGGCCGTCTGA
- the rplJ gene encoding 50S ribosomal protein L10, with protein sequence MASPDKVAAVDEMREKFRSSNAAVVTAYTGLTVAQLKELRRSLGENAQYRVVKNTLTKIAANEAGINQLDDLFSGSSAVAFVTGDPVEAAKGLRDFAKENPALVIKGGVLEGKALSADEIKKLADLESREVLLAKLAGAMKAKQSQAAALFQAPLSKLVRTAEALRQKQAEQGGAESPAPAEAEAAE encoded by the coding sequence ATGGCGAGTCCTGACAAGGTCGCAGCCGTCGACGAGATGCGGGAGAAGTTCCGCAGCTCCAACGCGGCTGTCGTGACCGCGTACACCGGTCTCACCGTGGCGCAGCTCAAGGAGCTGCGCCGTTCGCTCGGTGAGAACGCTCAGTACCGTGTGGTGAAGAACACGCTGACCAAGATCGCGGCCAACGAGGCCGGGATCAACCAGCTCGACGACCTGTTCTCGGGTTCGTCGGCCGTCGCCTTCGTGACCGGTGACCCGGTCGAGGCGGCGAAGGGTCTCCGTGACTTCGCCAAGGAGAACCCCGCTCTCGTCATCAAGGGCGGTGTCCTTGAGGGCAAGGCGCTGTCCGCCGACGAGATCAAGAAGCTCGCGGACCTCGAGTCCCGTGAGGTGCTGCTCGCCAAGCTGGCGGGTGCGATGAAGGCCAAGCAGTCCCAGGCTGCCGCGCTCTTCCAGGCCCCGCTGTCCAAGCTCGTCCGGACCGCCGAGGCGCTCCGGCAGAAGCAGGCCGAGCAGGGCGGTGCCGAATCCCCGGCTCCCGCCGAGGCCGAGGCCGCCGAGTAA
- the rplL gene encoding 50S ribosomal protein L7/L12 — MAKLSQEDLLAQFEEMTLIELSEFVKAFEEKFDVTAAAPAAVVAAAPGAPGAAAPAEEEKDEFDVILTGAGDKKIQVIKVVRELTSLGLKEAKDLVDGTPKPVLEKVNKEQADKAAESLKGAGASVEVK, encoded by the coding sequence ATGGCGAAGCTCAGCCAGGAAGACCTGCTCGCGCAGTTCGAGGAGATGACCCTCATCGAGCTCTCCGAGTTCGTGAAGGCGTTCGAGGAGAAGTTCGACGTCACCGCCGCCGCCCCGGCCGCCGTCGTCGCCGCCGCTCCGGGTGCCCCGGGCGCCGCTGCCCCGGCCGAGGAGGAGAAGGACGAGTTCGACGTCATCCTCACCGGCGCCGGCGACAAGAAGATCCAGGTCATTAAGGTCGTGCGTGAGCTGACCTCCCTGGGTCTGAAGGAGGCCAAGGACCTCGTCGACGGCACCCCGAAGCCGGTCCTCGAGAAGGTCAACAAGGAGCAGGCCGACAAGGCCGCCGAGTCCCTCAAGGGCGCCGGCGCCTCCGTCGAGGTCAAGTGA
- the rpoB gene encoding DNA-directed RNA polymerase subunit beta, whose translation MAASRNASTANTNNGASTAPLRISFAKIKEPLEVPNLLALQTESFDWLLGNAAWKARVEAALDSGQDVPTKSGLEEIFEEISPIEDFSGSMSLTFRDHRFEPPKNSIDECKERDFTYAAPLFVTAEFTNNETGEIKSQTVFMGDFPLMTPKGTFCINGTERVVVSQLVRSPGVYFDSTIDKTSDKDIFSAKIIPSRGAWLEMEIDKRDMVGVRIDRKRKQSVTVLLKALGWTTEQILEEFGEYESMRATLEKDHTQGQDDALLDIYRKLRPGEPPTREAAQTLLENLYFNPKRYDLAKVGRYKVNKKLGADQPLDAGVLTTEDVIATIKYLVKLHAGETETVSENGQTIVVETDDIDHFGNRRLRNVGELIQNQVRTGLARMERVVRERMTTQDVEAITPQTLINIRPVVASIKEFFGTSQLSQFMDQTNPLSGLTHKRRLSALGPGGLSRERAGFEVRDVHPSHYGRMCPIETPEGPNIGLIGSLASYGRVNAFGFVETPYRKVVDGVVTDQVDFLTADEEDRFVIAQANAPLAEDNTYAENRVLVRRRGGEVDYVPGSEVDYMDVSPRQMVSVATAMIPFLEHDDANRALMGSNMMRQAVPLIKAESPLVGTGMEYRCAVDAGDVIKAEKDGVVQEVSADYVTVANDDGTYTTYRVAKFSRSNQGTSFNQKVVVDEGARVIAGQVLADGPSTEDGEMALGKNLLVAFMPWEGHNYEDAIILSQRLVQDDVLSSIHIEEHEVDARDTKLGPEEITRDIPNVSEEVLADLDERGIIRIGAEVRDGDILCGKVTPKGETELTPEERLLRAIFGEKAREVRDTSLKVPHGETGKVIGVRVFDREEGDELPPGVNQLVRVYVAQKRKITDGDKLAGRHGNKGVISKILPVEDMPFLEDGTPVDIILNPLGVPSRMNPGQVLEIHLGWLASQGWKVEGDEDWMKRLKSIGADEVQPGTNVATPVFDGAREDELAGLFEHTVPNRDGERMVLPSGKARLFDGRSGEPFPDPISVGYMYILKLHHLVDDKLHARSTGPYSMITQQPLGGKAQFGGQRFGEMEVWALEAYGAAYALQELLTIKSDDVTGRVKVYEAIVKGENIPEPGIPESFKVLIKEMQSLCLNVEVLSSDGMSIEMRDTDEDVFRAAEELGIDLSRREPTSVEEV comes from the coding sequence TTGGCCGCCTCGCGCAACGCCTCGACTGCCAATACGAACAATGGCGCCAGCACCGCCCCGCTGCGCATCTCCTTTGCGAAGATCAAGGAGCCTCTCGAGGTTCCGAACCTCCTCGCGCTGCAGACCGAGAGCTTCGATTGGCTGCTCGGCAATGCCGCGTGGAAGGCTCGCGTCGAGGCTGCGCTGGACAGCGGTCAGGACGTCCCCACCAAGTCCGGTCTGGAAGAGATCTTCGAGGAGATCTCCCCGATCGAGGACTTCTCCGGGTCGATGTCCCTGACTTTCCGTGATCACCGTTTCGAGCCGCCGAAGAACTCGATCGACGAGTGCAAGGAGCGCGACTTCACGTACGCGGCTCCGCTCTTCGTCACGGCCGAGTTCACCAACAACGAGACCGGTGAGATCAAGTCCCAGACGGTCTTCATGGGCGACTTCCCGCTCATGACCCCGAAGGGCACCTTCTGCATCAACGGCACCGAGCGTGTCGTCGTCTCGCAGCTGGTCCGGTCTCCCGGTGTCTACTTCGACTCCACCATCGACAAGACGTCCGACAAGGACATCTTCTCGGCCAAGATCATCCCGTCCCGGGGTGCCTGGCTGGAGATGGAGATCGACAAGCGCGACATGGTCGGTGTCCGCATCGACCGCAAGCGCAAGCAGTCCGTGACCGTCCTGCTCAAGGCGCTCGGCTGGACCACCGAGCAGATCCTCGAGGAGTTCGGCGAGTACGAGTCCATGCGCGCCACCCTGGAGAAGGACCACACCCAGGGCCAGGACGACGCGCTGCTCGACATCTACCGCAAGCTGCGTCCGGGCGAGCCGCCGACCCGCGAGGCCGCGCAGACGCTGCTGGAGAACCTCTACTTCAACCCCAAGCGCTACGACCTGGCCAAGGTCGGCCGCTACAAGGTCAACAAGAAGCTCGGTGCCGACCAGCCGCTGGACGCCGGCGTGCTGACCACCGAGGACGTCATCGCGACCATCAAGTACCTGGTCAAGCTGCACGCCGGCGAGACCGAGACGGTCAGCGAGAACGGCCAGACGATCGTGGTCGAGACCGATGACATCGACCACTTCGGCAACCGTCGCCTGCGCAACGTCGGCGAGCTCATCCAGAACCAGGTCCGTACCGGTCTGGCCCGTATGGAGCGCGTCGTCCGCGAGCGCATGACCACGCAGGACGTCGAGGCGATCACGCCGCAGACCCTGATCAACATCCGGCCGGTCGTCGCCTCCATCAAGGAGTTCTTCGGCACCAGCCAGCTGTCCCAGTTCATGGACCAGACCAACCCGCTGTCGGGTCTGACCCACAAGCGCCGCCTGTCGGCGCTGGGCCCGGGTGGTCTGAGCCGTGAGCGGGCGGGCTTCGAGGTCCGTGACGTGCACCCGTCCCACTACGGCCGGATGTGCCCGATCGAGACCCCGGAAGGCCCGAACATCGGTCTGATCGGTTCGCTCGCCTCCTACGGCCGGGTCAACGCGTTCGGCTTCGTGGAGACCCCGTACCGCAAGGTCGTCGACGGTGTGGTCACCGACCAGGTGGACTTCCTCACCGCCGACGAGGAGGACCGCTTCGTCATCGCCCAGGCGAACGCGCCGCTGGCCGAGGACAACACCTACGCCGAGAACCGCGTCCTGGTCCGCCGCCGTGGCGGTGAGGTCGACTACGTGCCCGGCTCCGAGGTCGACTACATGGACGTCTCGCCGCGCCAGATGGTGTCGGTCGCGACCGCCATGATCCCGTTCCTCGAGCACGACGACGCCAACCGCGCGCTCATGGGCTCGAACATGATGCGTCAGGCCGTGCCGCTGATCAAGGCGGAGTCGCCGCTGGTCGGTACCGGTATGGAGTACCGCTGCGCGGTCGACGCCGGCGATGTCATCAAGGCCGAGAAGGACGGTGTCGTCCAGGAGGTCTCCGCCGACTACGTGACGGTGGCCAACGACGACGGCACCTACACCACCTACCGGGTGGCCAAGTTCTCCCGCTCCAACCAGGGCACCTCCTTCAACCAGAAGGTCGTCGTGGACGAGGGCGCCCGGGTGATCGCCGGCCAGGTGCTGGCCGACGGCCCGTCCACCGAGGACGGCGAGATGGCGCTCGGCAAGAACCTGCTGGTGGCGTTCATGCCGTGGGAGGGCCACAACTACGAGGACGCGATCATCCTCAGCCAGCGTCTGGTGCAGGACGACGTCCTCTCCTCGATCCACATCGAGGAGCACGAGGTCGACGCCCGCGACACCAAGCTCGGCCCCGAGGAGATCACCCGGGACATCCCGAACGTCTCCGAGGAGGTCCTGGCCGACCTCGACGAGCGCGGCATCATCCGCATCGGCGCCGAGGTCCGTGACGGCGACATCCTGTGCGGCAAGGTCACCCCGAAGGGTGAGACCGAGCTGACGCCGGAGGAGCGCCTGCTGCGGGCGATCTTCGGTGAGAAGGCCCGTGAGGTCCGTGACACCTCGCTGAAGGTGCCGCACGGCGAGACCGGCAAGGTCATCGGCGTGCGCGTCTTCGACCGCGAGGAGGGCGACGAGCTGCCGCCGGGCGTGAACCAGCTGGTCCGCGTCTACGTGGCGCAGAAGCGCAAGATCACCGACGGTGACAAGCTCGCCGGCCGCCACGGCAACAAGGGCGTCATCTCCAAGATCCTGCCGGTCGAGGACATGCCGTTCCTGGAGGACGGCACCCCGGTCGACATCATCCTCAACCCCCTGGGCGTCCCGTCCCGAATGAACCCGGGACAGGTCCTGGAGATCCACCTCGGCTGGCTGGCCTCCCAGGGCTGGAAGGTCGAGGGCGACGAGGACTGGATGAAGCGGCTGAAGTCGATCGGCGCGGACGAGGTCCAGCCCGGCACCAACGTCGCCACCCCGGTCTTCGACGGCGCCCGTGAGGACGAGCTGGCCGGCCTGTTCGAGCACACCGTGCCGAACCGCGACGGTGAGCGCATGGTGCTGCCCTCGGGCAAGGCCCGGCTCTTCGACGGCCGCTCCGGCGAGCCGTTCCCGGACCCGATCTCCGTCGGCTACATGTACATCCTCAAGCTGCACCACCTGGTGGACGACAAGCTGCACGCCCGGTCCACCGGTCCGTACTCGATGATCACCCAGCAGCCGCTGGGTGGTAAGGCTCAGTTCGGTGGCCAGCGCTTCGGTGAGATGGAGGTGTGGGCGCTGGAGGCCTATGGCGCCGCGTACGCCCTCCAGGAGCTGCTGACCATCAAGTCCGACGATGTCACCGGCCGCGTGAAGGTCTACGAGGCCATCGTCAAGGGCGAGAACATCCCCGAGCCCGGCATCCCCGAGTCCTTCAAGGTGCTCATCAAGGAGATGCAGTCCCTGTGCCTCAACGTGGAGGTGCTGTCGTCCGACGGCATGTCCATCGAGATGCGCGACACCGACGAGGACGTCTTCCGCGCTGCGGAAGAGCTCGGTATCGACCTGTCCCGGCGCGAGCCGACCAGCGTCGAAGAGGTCTGA